GGCAACAAATCGACAACGCATTTTGGAAATTTTAGAAAAGGGTAGAGCCTGCCGCGGGCTGAATGCAAGTGAAGCGGCGGCTCTTTTGCATGTAGATGATCCTGAATTATTGGAAGAGATGTTCAAATCTTCGCGGGCCGTCAAAGAGCAGATTTATGGCAACCGGATTGTGTTGTTCGCTCCTTTATATGTAAGCAACCACTGCGTTAATAACTGCGAATATTGTGGGTATAAGCATACCAATGATAGCTTTGCGCGTAGCCGCCTGACCCCGGAGGAATTGGTGGAGGAGGTTAGAGTGCTTCAAGAACTGGGACACAAGCGACTTGTATTAGAAGCGGGGGAAGACCCAGTCCATTGTCCCATTGATTATATCGTCGATTGTCTGCGCCAGATCTATGAGGTCAAGGTAGATAACGGCAGCATTCGGCGGATTAATGTGAATATTGCATCTACAACCGAGGAGGACTATCGGAAGCTGGCAGAGGTGGGTATTGGTACGTATATTTTATTTCAGGAAACGTATCATCGGGAGAGCTATCGCAAATTTCATCTGCAGGGACCCAAACGGGATTATGATTGGCACACCACCGCAATGGACCGGGCTATGCGTGCGGGTATAGATGATGTGGGGATCGGTGTGTTGTATGGCTTGTATGATTTCCGGTATGAAACAGTAGCCATGCTGAAACATGCAGAGCACTTGGAAGAAACCTTTGGTTGTGGGCCTCACACGGTCTCGGTTCCACGATTGCGTCCGGCTGAAAATGTAGATCTGGAGCGATATCCGTACCTGGTCAACGACGATGATTTTATGAAAATTGTATCCGTTCTTCGACTGGCTGTCCCTTATGCTGGGATGATCCTGTCTACGCGCGAGGAGCCGGAATATAGAGACCGTGTCATTGGTTTAGGCGTGTCACAGATTAGTGCTGGATCAGCTACAGGCGTAGGCGCCTATGCAAAACAGGAGACGGAAGATAAGCCTCAATTTGAGGTGGGAGACCATCGCTCTCCATCGGAAATTATTAAAAGTTTGTGCCGTGGCGGATATATGCCAAGCTACTGTACAGCTTGCTACCGTGAGGGACGAACCGGAGATCGCTTCATGGAACTTGCCAAATCCGGACAAATTCACAATGTGTGCCAGCCGAATTCGCTGCTGACCTTCCAAGAATATCTGCTGGATTATGGGGATGAGGAAGCACGTGAATTGGGAGCTGCTGCTCTGCGTGAAAATCTGGAGCGTATACCACGTGAATCAACGCGCCGTTTGACGCTTGACAGACTTGAACGATTAGAAGCAGGCGAGCGCGATTTGTATTTTTAGCAATTGATAATAATAGCATTTGAAAATAAAAAGCAGTCGCGTTGGAATCAGCGCGGCTGCTTTTGTATGTCTAGAGAGAAGAATATTAATGACGAGATTTTAAGAATAACTTCCTGCTTTAGCGGCTTGCTCCCAGGCTAGCATAGCAGATGGAAAGCATTTAATAGCCCGGGGGAAGACTCCCTGGACATAAGCGATAAACACACCATAGTTCACAATCGGCACCCTGGCGGCTTTCGTTTCAGACATTCGGTGAAGCATTGTACGCCGATTGAGCATACAGGCACCGCAATGAATAACCAACGCATATTCACTCAAATCGTCAGGGAAACTGGAGCCAGATGCATGTTCGATAATGAGGCGTTTGCCTATCGTTTGACGCAGCCAACGAGGGATTTTTACTCGACCAATATCGTCAGATTGGCATTGGTGAGTGCAGGCTTCCGCAATGAGCACACGGTCTCCATCCTTGAGGCGTTCAATGGCTCTTGCTCCTCGCACCAGTTCGTCCAGATCGCCTTTATGACGGGCGAACAGAATGGAGAAAGAGGTAAGTGGTATATCCTTGGGCGTGTCGGCCGCAACTTTCATAAAGACCTGTGAATCGGTAATGACCAGGCTGGGCTTGCGTCCCAGTCGCTCCAGCGTCAAACGTAGCTCATGCTCTTTGGTCACGACAGCGATGGCATCGCTCTCTAGCGTATCACGGATCGTTTGCTGCTGCGGCAGAATCAATCGTCCCTTTGGTGCCGCTTTATCGATGGGAACCACCAGCACGACCAGATCGCCGGGTGACAACAGGTCACCTACGATACGGAAGCGATCTTCGTTTTGGGGGAGTGTATTTGTGATGGCCTTTTTCAGTTCTGCGTCACCCCGGAGCATAGATGCACTGAAAGGAATCAGTGCGAGATTCAATTCGGTCTCCAGCGTTGCAGCCATTGGATCTGATTCAGCAAGGGTATCTATTTTATTTAGTACACCAATGACAGGAATCTTTTTGGTGCGTAGCTTCTCGAGCAGCTCGTACTCGAATGGTCCGACTCCAACAGTGGCGTCGATGACCAGCAGAGCCAAGTCTGTACTATTAAGTATTTCTAGCGTTTTGTTGCGGCGCAGCTCCCCGATCTCACCCTCATCGTCCAGTCCGGCGGTATCCACCAGAACAATGGGACCCGCAGGAAGTAGCTCCATCGGCTTGAAAACGGGGTCCGTAGTCGTTCCTCCTATAGGTGATACCACAGCGGCGGGCTGGCCGGTCAAGGCGTTCAGAATGCTGGATTTGCCTGCATTTCGGCGACCAAGCAGAACGATATGTGGTCGGTTACTTCTTGGGGTATCATTCATTCCCATGGTGAGTTCCTTCTTCCTGCCCCGGAATTCCGGGCTTGGTTACGGTATAGGGATGGCACAATTGGTCAATCCGCGCACGGGTCAGCTGACCGCGATCCTCTGCAATATCCTCTGGTGTGCGACCCTGTGCAATGGCTGCTGATGCAATGGAAGCAGCTTCATCATAGCCAAGCTCAGCGACCAGCGCGGAGGCCATCACAGCTGAGCTGTGCAGATTAGCAGAGCAGCGTTCCTCCTGTACGATCAGACCGCGCACACACCGTTCCTCGAACAGTTGAACGGCATTGGTGAGAATATGCAGCGATTCGAGCAGCGATTCGGCAATCAACGGCAGGAACGCGTTCAGCTCCAGCTGTCCAGAGGCAGCAGCCATCGTGATAGCCGCATCTTCGGCCATCACACGCATCGCTGTCAATCCGGCCATTTCAGCCATTACCGGATTGACCTTACCAGGCATAATGGAGGAACCAGCTTGGACTGGGGGCAGCAGGTATTCACCGATACCACCGAAAGGACCAGAGGCTAGCAGACGAAAATCGCTAGATATTTTGAGCAGATTTACCGCGGCGGATTTAAGTAGACCTGACACCTCGACGAAGACATCCATATTTTGAATCGGGTCCATGGGGTGGTCGCTACGGCATAGCCCTAATCCAGTCTCATCCGCCAGCTTTTCGACCATCCGGTAGCTGTAAGCCCGAGGCGCATTCATACCAGTGCCAATCGCCGTGCCTCCAATAGGGATTTCTCGTAGCCGCTCTTCGGCTTTATAGAGGCGCCAACGGTCACGCCCTATAGCTTTTGCGTAGGCGCCAAAGCCTTGCCCGGCCATCATAGGCAGGGCATCCATTAGCTGTGTGCGGCCTAGCTTGAGCAGGTCGGCATATTCTATTTCTTTTTGCTGTAAAGCATTTTGTAACGAAGACATCGTGTCACACAAAGGGCGCAGCAGGCGTATCGCTGCAATTCGTAGCGCCGTCGGATATACATCATTCGTAGATTGGCAGCAGTTCACATCATCCAGCGGATGTACAAGCTCATATTGTCCTGGCTGCCCCCCTAGCTGTACAATGGCCAAATTAGCAATGACCTCATTTACGTTCATATGGGTACTGGTGCCTGCGCCGCCTTGCATGGCATCCACGGTAAACATATCTTGATGCCGTCCTGCGAGTAATTCATCGCAGGCATTTACAATGGCAGAGACCCGGTGGGCAGACAACCGGGTCTGCTCACCATTCACTTGAGCGGCGGTTTTTTTTACCAACACAAGAGCGTGAATCAGATTTCTGTTCACGGGCCTGCCGCTGACTGCAAAATTGTTCATCGCACGTGCGGTATGAATACCGTACAAGGCATCCATAGGAATTTTCATGTCTCCTAGTGCATCCCGTTCGGTCATGTTATAGACCCGTCGCCGGAATGCGTGTCATATGCAGCAGCTGACGTGCACTTGCAGCTCGTTTTTCCTCAACCCGGGCATGAACCAGATCTGGCTCGACCAGCTTGAGGGCTTGAGTTGGACATTTTCCAATACAGGCCGGTCCGCCGTCCACACCTTCGCACAAATCACATTTGCTGGCAATCATGCGTTCTTTAGGTTGCAAACGACCCGACACATTGGTGTACAGTCCGTCTTGCACGACCGGCTGCCCGTCTCTGTATTGAGGCACCATGGTAATCGCACCGTAAGGGCAGGCGATCATACAGGTTTTACAGCCAATGCAGCTTTCGCTATTAATAAGAATGCAGCCGTCTGCGTTCGTAATGGAGCCGTTCGGACAGGCATTAGCACATGGAGCATCCTCACAGTGACGACACTGAACAGGTGCAGTGACTCCGAATGATTTGATCACCTGAAGGCGAGGGTGAAAATGAAACTCGTCATCTGGCGAGATAAAGGGGTTCTCCGGCGAATGTGCGATAACACAGGCGATTTCACAGGTGCGACAGCCGATACACTGATCGGGATCAGCTAAAACAAAGCGATTCATACAACTCGACTCCTCTCTAACTAACAGCAAAATATAATTTCTAATGATCATACTTATGTGTTGAGCGCACTAATGAATGGAATAATCGTTATGCCCTTTGACGGGCATATCATTGCTACGGCTCTGCTTGCCGGGTCCACGCTTTTGGAAGGTCGTGTGCAGCAGATGGTGCGATACATGACCTAGCGGCTCACCCAGAAATTCATCGTACAGCTTGATGATAAAAGGGTTCTCATGCGATTTGCGCACCTGAGATGCAGCATCGTGTCCATAGATGGACGATTTACGTGCACGATAAGCATCGATTTTTGTTTCTCCAACATGAGCTTGGGTTGCCCTCCTCCGCTGATACAGCCGGCTGGACAGCCCATGACCTCAATAAAATGGTAATCACATTCACCCGCCTGCACACGATCCAGGAGTTGGTAGGCATGCTGGAGTCCAGCGACGACCGCCACCTTGAGCTGCAGCTCGCCTACCTGTACCTCTGCTACTCGAATGCCTTCCTCGCCACGGACAAAATCCAGCTGGAGCTTGGGCAGCTTCTCATTCGTCAGCAGCTCATAGCCTGTGCGGATGGCAGCTTCCATAACTCCTCCAGTTACCCCAAAAATAGTGCCTGCGCCTGAATATTGTCCTAGCGGTGCATCAAATTCTTCATCAGGCAGGTTCATAAAATCAATGCCGCGCTGCTTGATCCAGTATGCCAGCTCACGCGTGGTCAGCACCTCATCCACATCACGATAACCGTCGGATTCCATTTCGGGACGGTCGCATTCAAATTGTTTGCAGGTACATGGCATGATCGCGACGCTGTAAATATTCGCAGGTTCCACCTCATCCAGCTGTGCACCATAGGTCTTGATCAGTGCTCCCACCATTTGCATTGGCGATTTGCAACTGGATAGATGGTCTAGCAGATCGGGGTATTCAATCTCGGCAAAACGGACCCAAGCTGGACAGCAGGATGTGAACATCGGTAACGGTCCACCCTCGGTTACGCGGCGAATCAGCTCAGTGCCTTCTTCCATGATGGTTACGTCAGCTCCGAAATTCGTATCATATACTCGATCGAAGCCGAGACGACGAAGGGCAGCGGCCATTTTGCCGGGCGTCAGGGTACCAAACGGCATACCAAATTCCTCCGCGAGTGACACGCGAATGGCTGGGGCGCACTGCACGATTCGAAGCTGTCCTGGCTTCTTCATCATGTCAGCTACCTTAATCAGGTTATAGCTATAATAGGCAGCAAATAGCGGTTCGCCGATGTCGGCAGGCATATCGCGTTCACGTATACGTTCCTGTCGTCTGATGGCGGCTGCCTGCGGAGATGAATCTGCCCAATCTGAGGCGTACACGCTGCATATTTGCACACATTGACCGCAAATAACACAGCGGTCTGCGTTCACGGTTTGAGGTTCTCCAGGCAGTCCCTCTATGGCATCTACCGGACAAACACCCGCACAGCGTCTGCATCCAGTGCAGAGCGTTGGGTCAATATGAATGACGGGGTCTGTAGAATCAGACGTCCTCATACAAGGAGGCGAAGAGATCTTGTCTGTTGTTGACATGTTTTTCTACCTTTCTGCGGCTGATTTTGACCTTACAGGCGTGGGAAAAAGACTTCCCGCCGAGGCTCTGGAGGCGAGTCGGATATACCATTGGCCAGCCGTAGCACATGATTTGGACAGGCTTCTACACAAGCAGGCTGTCCGTTCTCTGTTTCCGCGCACAGATCGCATTTGCTTGCCGCAGTTCGGGGAAGCGCGGTTCGATTTGCACGGTGAGTCAGGCCGGACTGCGTGATAACGTGCCCGGCTCGATAGACCGGAGACACCTCGATTGCCCCGAAGGGGCAGGCCAAAACACAGGAGGTGCAGCCGATGCATCGTTCCTCATCAATCATGACTACGCCGTCTTCCTGACGAATGGCCTGCACCGGACAGGCATGTGCACAGGGGGCATTCTCACAATGCCGGCATTGCACCGGCACGTACGTATCCCCAGCTCGCACTACATACACCTTGGGCACCACAGGCACGCTGACTGTTCCGATCGAAGCGCCTATGCCGCTCGCCTGACCGTGAACGGCAAAGCAAGCCAGTTCGCAGGCTTTGCAGCCAATACATTGCCCGCCATCCGCAACGACGAAAGAGGAGGCAACAGCACTTGTTCTATTGGCTGAACCCATTCTGCTCGTCGAACGGTTCAGCGTGTTTCGTACGCCGCTCATCTTGTCACCTTGTCAGCTAGAATGGCTTCCTGGACGTTCATCTGTCTGCGAATCTTTTGGTACGATTCATGTACATCCCGTTCAGCCTGCGCTTGGTCGGCAATCCGTTCCAACCGGATGGCGCAGTATTTCAATTCTGGGGTTTTGGATACCGGATCGAGAAAATCGGCGGTTAACTCGTTACATGCTCCGACCCACCAGTGATAGGTCATGTAGGTCGCACCTTGTTGCACACGGTCGCTAATTTGTGCCCGCGCCATGATGCGTCCCCGACGGGAGGAGATGGCAACAATTTCGCCATCCAGAATATTCAGATCTGCTCCGTCTTCTGGGCTAATCTGAATAAATCCAGGCTCATCAGACAACTGGCGTAATGCACGGCAATTCCCAGTCATCGTACGCACCGAATAATGACCTACCTCACGGACTGTAGATAAGACAAGCGGGAATTTTGCATCCGGCTGCTCTTGCGGCGGACGCCATTCGCAGGCGAATAATCGTCCTTTACCACTAGGTGTGGAAAATTGATTGCCTTTGTACAAATACGGTGTACCTGGATGATCCTCTGTAGGGCAGGGCCATTGCACGCCGCCTTGTTCCTCCATTTTCTGGTAGCTGGCACCAGCGAATAAAGGACTGAGGCTTCGCATTTCATCCCAAATTTCCTCTGTGTTCGCATAGGACATAGGGTAGCCCATGGCGGTAGCAACCTCACTAATGATGGCCCAGTCAGGCTTTACATCACCTTGCGGCTCGACGGCCTTACGGATACGCTGAAAGCCCCGATCTGCCGAAGAATACACCCCGTCATGCTCGCCCCAAGAGGTAGAAGGGAGGATGACATCCGCATGCAGCGCCGTTTTGTTCATGAAAATATCCTGCACCACGACAAATTCCAATTGTTCTAGCGCTTCACGCAGCTCGGCAGCGTTCGGATCACTCTGTACAGGGTCTTCGCCGAAAATATAATAAGCCTTCAGCTTGTTCTCTTTCAGAATGAGATGCGGTACTTCTGTAAGTGAATATCCTTTTTTACGCGGTAGCTCAACACCCCATGCTTTTTCAAACTTTTTGCGAACTGCGGTGTCAATGACATCCTGGTAACCAGGATACACATTAGGTAATGCACCCATGTCGCAGGAGCCCTGAACATTGTTTTGTCCACGTACAGGTCCAATACCTACATTTGGCTTGCCCAGATTTCCGGTCAGTAGGGCAAGGGAAGCGAGCCCTTTTACCACATCAACAGCCTGTGAAAATTGACATACGCCCATTCCGTACAGAATTGTAGCGGTAGGAGCCTTGGCATATTCCCTCATAGCCGCCCGAATGTCAGCCGCCTTGACACCTGTGATGCCTTCTGCATATTCGGGCGTATATTTTTTAATGCTATCTACGTATTCGGCAAAGCCTTCTGTGTTTGCTTCCACATATCTTTTGTCGTACAGCCCTTCATGCACTAGCACATGACCAAAAGCGTTCACCAAAGCCATGTTCGAGCCGCCTTTTAGAGGTAGCCACATATCTGAAATGCGTCCAGTTTCAGTCATGCGTGGATCACATACAATAATTTTGGCACCTCGTTGCTTGGCTGCTACGATGCGTCTTGCGACGATTGGATGCGTTTCGGGCGCGTTGTATCCAAATACGAATATGAGATCAGAGTGTTCAATTTCAGGAATAGAGTTGGACATAGCCCCGTCCCCGAGCGAGTAAGTCAAACCTGCTACAGAAGGGCCGTGGCATACACGAGCGCAATGATCAATATTGTTGGTGCCAATGACTGCCCGCATGAATTTTTGCATAACATAATTGGCTTCATTTCCCGGACCGCGTGCGGAGCCCGTCCCCATGATAGAGTCAGGACCATACTTTTCCTTAATGGCTGACAGTCGTTCGGCAGTATACTGAATGGCTTCATTCCACTCCACTTCCTCCATGACTCCATTTTTGCGAATCATGGGCTTGCGCAAGCGTGCAGTCAGAATCTGTGGATCATTCAGAAAATCCCACCCATAATGTCCTTTCAAACACAATGTTCCTTCATTTGTACGACCATTAGCCGGCTCTGCGCCAATTACCTGTCCTTTGTCCACTAGCAAATGAAGCTGACAACCGCTTCCGCAGTAGGGACATACTGTTAATACCTTGTCTGCCATGAGTGCAGCACCTCTTTTTATATGAAATAGATGAAACTCGTAACATGAAAAAAAGCCAATACAAAAATGCCGCTTCACGCTGCATCCTGTACTGGCTTATCCGCGAGCGAGGAGATAATCTCCTTCCCGCTAATCCAACCGGGGTATGTGTTGTAGTTCAAGAGTAATGATAATATGTCCGTCTCCATGGACGGAGGGGCAGACCTCCCAAGTGTAAGTGAAGGGACTGCCAAGTGTTTTTTCGGCTTCCCTCATAAACTCCTTTTCCAGATAAGGACGAAGGACGTTCCAGTAATCACTGACCTTTTCCACAGCGCCTTCATGAACGAGAATTTCGGACAGATTAGACAAAGTACCCTGGATCTCTACTGTAACTCGGAGTGGTGAGTTGAGAGAAACCTTAACGTTGTCCGGTCCTTTTCCTCGGTAATGCTTGACAATACATACGGCCAGCTTCCTGATGCGCTCACGGTATTCCAATTCGGTATTCAACATCTGGACACTCCGCTTCGAATCAAAATAAAGGCGTACTTGCCGCACATGCCAGACAGCCTCTGTAGCTAATTTAGAAAAGGAAGTAGACGTCCCAACCAAAATGGTCTGCCCAGCACGGCGTATCACTCTTCTATGGTAGAACAGGTTGACCCGGAAAGATGTGAAATTCATTACACCTAACCAAAATTTTACATAGTTTAGATTGGAGATAGGTGTGCTGGGAATTTAGCGAGCGAGGAAATCTACACACTAGCAAATACATTGACCGAGGAAAAGTATGGATGATATAATCAAAAAAGGAAAAATCATTGGGTATTATTGAGCCGTATTTAAATGGGCTTTTCTAAGTGCTAATTTTGTAAGCGCGTACAATGATTATTTTCCTTACATAACACGGAGGAGGCGATCAATGGATTCATTTTATCCAAATAAGTGTCTTTCTTTTTTTTTTGTTTTTATGCAACCGGTTGCACGATCTACCCACTAAATTTTATCAGGAGGGTGTTAACTTGCTAAGAAAAAAAACAGGGAGTTTTATTTCTTGGTTGATTATATTGTCGCTTTGCTTGAACTTCTTCGGTTTACCTAGTGGTGCTTCGGCCAGTAATACCGATTATTCAGCAACCTATACGAATTCCACAGTGAATGCTCTTCCATTGCCAACCGCATCGGCTACTTCTACCGTTACTGCAACATATGCACCTATGGCAACACCTACAGCAACTCAAAACGGATTAACGGTTCACTTTAAGAAGCCTTCAAACTGGAATTCAACAATTCGAATCCATTACTGGAATTTGAATCCGTCAACCGTTCCGATTAGTGGGGCGTGGCCAGGAATTCTGATGAAGTCGGACGGAAACGACTGGTATAGCTATACCATTGCCGAGGCGACAGGCTCAAGTCTCATTTTTAATGACAGTAGTGGCAAACAGACGGCCGACTTGTCTCGCAGTGTGAAAGAGGGTTGGTATTACACGGATAACGTATGGTATGATACCAACCCGGAAACTCC
This window of the Paenibacillus polymyxa genome carries:
- the hydG gene encoding [FeFe] hydrogenase H-cluster radical SAM maturase HydG, with amino-acid sequence MSGVREKVSADFINEAEIMAAVEQGKQEATNRQRILEILEKGRACRGLNASEAAALLHVDDPELLEEMFKSSRAVKEQIYGNRIVLFAPLYVSNHCVNNCEYCGYKHTNDSFARSRLTPEELVEEVRVLQELGHKRLVLEAGEDPVHCPIDYIVDCLRQIYEVKVDNGSIRRINVNIASTTEEDYRKLAEVGIGTYILFQETYHRESYRKFHLQGPKRDYDWHTTAMDRAMRAGIDDVGIGVLYGLYDFRYETVAMLKHAEHLEETFGCGPHTVSVPRLRPAENVDLERYPYLVNDDDFMKIVSVLRLAVPYAGMILSTREEPEYRDRVIGLGVSQISAGSATGVGAYAKQETEDKPQFEVGDHRSPSEIIKSLCRGGYMPSYCTACYREGRTGDRFMELAKSGQIHNVCQPNSLLTFQEYLLDYGDEEARELGAAALRENLERIPRESTRRLTLDRLERLEAGERDLYF
- the hydF gene encoding [FeFe] hydrogenase H-cluster maturation GTPase HydF, translated to MGMNDTPRSNRPHIVLLGRRNAGKSSILNALTGQPAAVVSPIGGTTTDPVFKPMELLPAGPIVLVDTAGLDDEGEIGELRRNKTLEILNSTDLALLVIDATVGVGPFEYELLEKLRTKKIPVIGVLNKIDTLAESDPMAATLETELNLALIPFSASMLRGDAELKKAITNTLPQNEDRFRIVGDLLSPGDLVVLVVPIDKAAPKGRLILPQQQTIRDTLESDAIAVVTKEHELRLTLERLGRKPSLVITDSQVFMKVAADTPKDIPLTSFSILFARHKGDLDELVRGARAIERLKDGDRVLIAEACTHQCQSDDIGRVKIPRWLRQTIGKRLIIEHASGSSFPDDLSEYALVIHCGACMLNRRTMLHRMSETKAARVPIVNYGVFIAYVQGVFPRAIKCFPSAMLAWEQAAKAGSYS
- a CDS encoding aspartate ammonia-lyase, which gives rise to MKIPMDALYGIHTARAMNNFAVSGRPVNRNLIHALVLVKKTAAQVNGEQTRLSAHRVSAIVNACDELLAGRHQDMFTVDAMQGGAGTSTHMNVNEVIANLAIVQLGGQPGQYELVHPLDDVNCCQSTNDVYPTALRIAAIRLLRPLCDTMSSLQNALQQKEIEYADLLKLGRTQLMDALPMMAGQGFGAYAKAIGRDRWRLYKAEERLREIPIGGTAIGTGMNAPRAYSYRMVEKLADETGLGLCRSDHPMDPIQNMDVFVEVSGLLKSAAVNLLKISSDFRLLASGPFGGIGEYLLPPVQAGSSIMPGKVNPVMAEMAGLTAMRVMAEDAAITMAAASGQLELNAFLPLIAESLLESLHILTNAVQLFEERCVRGLIVQEERCSANLHSSAVMASALVAELGYDEAASIASAAIAQGRTPEDIAEDRGQLTRARIDQLCHPYTVTKPGIPGQEEGTHHGNE
- a CDS encoding 4Fe-4S dicluster domain-containing protein — protein: MNRFVLADPDQCIGCRTCEIACVIAHSPENPFISPDDEFHFHPRLQVIKSFGVTAPVQCRHCEDAPCANACPNGSITNADGCILINSESCIGCKTCMIACPYGAITMVPQYRDGQPVVQDGLYTNVSGRLQPKERMIASKCDLCEGVDGGPACIGKCPTQALKLVEPDLVHARVEEKRAASARQLLHMTRIPATGL
- a CDS encoding iron hydrogenase small subunit; translated protein: MRKSHENPFIIKLYDEFLGEPLGHVSHHLLHTTFQKRGPGKQSRSNDMPVKGHNDYSIH
- a CDS encoding [FeFe] hydrogenase, group A gives rise to the protein MRTSDSTDPVIHIDPTLCTGCRRCAGVCPVDAIEGLPGEPQTVNADRCVICGQCVQICSVYASDWADSSPQAAAIRRQERIRERDMPADIGEPLFAAYYSYNLIKVADMMKKPGQLRIVQCAPAIRVSLAEEFGMPFGTLTPGKMAAALRRLGFDRVYDTNFGADVTIMEEGTELIRRVTEGGPLPMFTSCCPAWVRFAEIEYPDLLDHLSSCKSPMQMVGALIKTYGAQLDEVEPANIYSVAIMPCTCKQFECDRPEMESDGYRDVDEVLTTRELAYWIKQRGIDFMNLPDEEFDAPLGQYSGAGTIFGVTGGVMEAAIRTGYELLTNEKLPKLQLDFVRGEEGIRVAEVQVGELQLKVAVVAGLQHAYQLLDRVQAGECDYHFIEVMGCPAGCISGGGQPKLMLEKQKSMLIVHVNRPSMDTMLHLRCANRMRTLLSSSCTMNFWVSR
- a CDS encoding 4Fe-4S dicluster domain-containing protein yields the protein MSGVRNTLNRSTSRMGSANRTSAVASSFVVADGGQCIGCKACELACFAVHGQASGIGASIGTVSVPVVPKVYVVRAGDTYVPVQCRHCENAPCAHACPVQAIRQEDGVVMIDEERCIGCTSCVLACPFGAIEVSPVYRAGHVITQSGLTHRANRTALPRTAASKCDLCAETENGQPACVEACPNHVLRLANGISDSPPEPRREVFFPRL
- the fdhF gene encoding formate dehydrogenase subunit alpha codes for the protein MADKVLTVCPYCGSGCQLHLLVDKGQVIGAEPANGRTNEGTLCLKGHYGWDFLNDPQILTARLRKPMIRKNGVMEEVEWNEAIQYTAERLSAIKEKYGPDSIMGTGSARGPGNEANYVMQKFMRAVIGTNNIDHCARVCHGPSVAGLTYSLGDGAMSNSIPEIEHSDLIFVFGYNAPETHPIVARRIVAAKQRGAKIIVCDPRMTETGRISDMWLPLKGGSNMALVNAFGHVLVHEGLYDKRYVEANTEGFAEYVDSIKKYTPEYAEGITGVKAADIRAAMREYAKAPTATILYGMGVCQFSQAVDVVKGLASLALLTGNLGKPNVGIGPVRGQNNVQGSCDMGALPNVYPGYQDVIDTAVRKKFEKAWGVELPRKKGYSLTEVPHLILKENKLKAYYIFGEDPVQSDPNAAELREALEQLEFVVVQDIFMNKTALHADVILPSTSWGEHDGVYSSADRGFQRIRKAVEPQGDVKPDWAIISEVATAMGYPMSYANTEEIWDEMRSLSPLFAGASYQKMEEQGGVQWPCPTEDHPGTPYLYKGNQFSTPSGKGRLFACEWRPPQEQPDAKFPLVLSTVREVGHYSVRTMTGNCRALRQLSDEPGFIQISPEDGADLNILDGEIVAISSRRGRIMARAQISDRVQQGATYMTYHWWVGACNELTADFLDPVSKTPELKYCAIRLERIADQAQAERDVHESYQKIRRQMNVQEAILADKVTR